Proteins encoded together in one Pseudoxanthobacter soli DSM 19599 window:
- a CDS encoding carboxymuconolactone decarboxylase family protein: MNDTPPKSGLLDVSEKFERGLKTRREVLGDRYVDAALGNATEFSAPMQKLVTEYCWDEIWNRPGLGRRERSILNLGMISVLNRQHELRGHVRGALNNGLTREEIQEIFLQVAIYCGVPAAIDSFRVAQEVLDEDTK; this comes from the coding sequence ATGAACGACACACCGCCGAAATCGGGCCTTCTGGACGTTTCCGAGAAATTCGAACGGGGCCTGAAGACCCGTCGCGAGGTCTTGGGCGACCGCTATGTGGATGCTGCGCTCGGCAATGCGACCGAGTTCAGCGCGCCGATGCAGAAGCTCGTGACCGAATATTGCTGGGACGAAATCTGGAACCGGCCCGGACTGGGGCGTCGCGAGCGCTCGATCCTCAATCTCGGAATGATCTCCGTGCTCAATCGGCAGCATGAGCTGCGCGGCCATGTCCGCGGCGCGCTCAACAATGGTCTCACCAGGGAGGAGATCCAGGAAATCTTCCTTCAGGTGGCGATTTATTGCGGTGTGCCGGCAGCGATCGACAGCTTCCGCGTCGCACAGGAAGTTCTGGACGAAGACACGAAGTGA